A window of the Dyadobacter pollutisoli genome harbors these coding sequences:
- a CDS encoding T9SS type A sorting domain-containing protein, whose protein sequence is MKHLVLLFFFFISGVSHSAMAQLPSDPESPVDTVNVIEPVDPENAIQAESGYTKVSPPSPQSASFQRYGDYPVGHVTGVPEINIPLFTINTGKLILPISMSYHAAGFKPRDNSGVLGLGWSLNAGGRISRTVIGDPDELASTPAKIVPAGQLTGTTIDAIDADRRLYQLQLAADETASGTDLQPDIFYYNFPSDGGKFMLKNIFDASGNYTGANKPITVPYRPIKISSNAASFNSTFTHFEIIDEDGVTYRYGRSVANVDVIETTYPDQKNAGRSFTTSWLLTDIISQGGKEHITLKYTTGIYYSSSNRTDLGKINSFDIGNPPQSINSFVTPGANAFSQINISQGIITSTHYVTLLKSIEWENGKVLFSYETGGNAPTTFDGNKLKTMEVFDAGNNLVQKHSFSQGMYTGDVKRYKLTKLERFGVPAGATSETHSFEYNEPPQPAPNNPVDLKGLDYWGYYNGMNANGSLIPGNYKVLVTGKGGGQTSYSSGTANREANETTTKYYVLKKINYPTAGSTEFEYEGNKVWWASTATSAGGLRVKRIINHVEGQQEIKSYEYGGEQCAGCGFIRLNPFQTESFWTMGYMNKHVTLQSGCEAENTYVLKVSSDIVDGSAYFQTSPVLYTNATEYIGNVNANQGKTVFTYDSPSLFFSNNPFIRYLANVDFWKGSNLLSKETLGHLGGTYTSIEKETYQYTNIIRDSLQAQYIEPFTIDADTGEPSFAHLVCGHTMDAFRLFDYKIKTGSALLSQKQVIKNANSNGGISTTETYQYPADYLLPKSKTFSNSEGQVIETTYTYPFDLPAYSNMTNANVVTPVILQTAKEGNLVVASKTDYACAAGAWGTSNPCIYVPSIISSQRIENNVAGPVFPEVTFNSYTDRGYATEYTSRNGMVTGLEWHVNGGNANLLSAETTGLNTAFAQTKSYQYQPLVGIKSMTDANGKVTFYDYDSFNRLKNVRGNNAAGPVRASYCYNYAGQPIDCAVIAAAGTINPIPLFLLPDSKSTPLPVTLVRFTAVKDEFAALLTWNTSSETNSERFDIEHSINGKEWTKIGSIAAHGESSTTKFYSFRDNSPISGDNFYRLKMMDSDGTFAYSHIENLHFDNSIKVYPNPVISDKLHLDTPEKVSQVQIYDLSGNVFYSGKTENGMISTSHLAAGIYIVQITATNGAVSTHRIIKK, encoded by the coding sequence ATGAAACATCTTGTCCTTCTTTTTTTCTTTTTTATCAGTGGGGTCAGTCATTCTGCTATGGCTCAGCTGCCATCAGATCCAGAGTCACCTGTCGATACTGTCAATGTTATAGAGCCTGTCGATCCTGAAAATGCGATACAGGCCGAAAGCGGTTATACCAAGGTATCGCCACCATCCCCGCAGTCTGCCTCTTTTCAACGTTACGGCGACTACCCGGTGGGTCACGTAACTGGTGTCCCTGAAATTAACATTCCTCTTTTTACAATCAATACAGGCAAACTTATACTGCCCATATCAATGTCTTACCATGCCGCAGGTTTCAAACCACGGGATAATAGCGGAGTACTTGGTCTCGGCTGGTCTTTGAACGCGGGAGGGCGCATTTCCAGAACTGTGATCGGAGACCCGGACGAGCTGGCCTCAACGCCTGCCAAGATAGTTCCGGCAGGACAGCTAACCGGAACAACCATTGATGCTATTGATGCTGACAGACGGCTTTATCAATTGCAACTTGCCGCTGATGAAACAGCCTCGGGAACGGATTTACAGCCGGATATTTTCTATTACAATTTCCCTTCTGATGGCGGGAAATTTATGCTGAAAAATATTTTCGATGCCAGCGGAAACTATACCGGTGCTAACAAACCGATAACAGTGCCATATCGGCCCATTAAGATTTCCTCGAATGCAGCTTCCTTTAACTCAACCTTCACCCATTTTGAAATAATTGATGAGGATGGCGTGACGTATCGCTATGGACGTTCGGTAGCTAATGTAGATGTGATCGAAACGACCTACCCCGATCAGAAGAATGCAGGCAGGTCATTTACCACCAGCTGGTTGCTGACGGATATCATTTCCCAGGGAGGTAAGGAGCACATTACATTGAAGTATACAACCGGGATTTATTATAGTAGCAGTAACAGAACGGACCTCGGAAAGATCAACAGCTTTGATATCGGAAACCCGCCACAGTCTATTAACAGTTTTGTTACGCCTGGCGCAAACGCTTTCTCACAGATCAATATCTCACAGGGGATCATCACCTCTACGCATTATGTAACATTACTTAAGTCCATTGAATGGGAGAATGGTAAGGTGTTATTTTCTTATGAAACAGGCGGTAATGCACCCACCACTTTTGACGGCAATAAACTGAAAACCATGGAAGTTTTTGATGCTGGCAATAATTTGGTGCAAAAACATTCCTTTTCCCAGGGCATGTACACAGGCGATGTCAAGCGCTACAAACTCACCAAACTCGAACGTTTTGGTGTCCCGGCCGGTGCTACATCTGAGACCCACAGCTTCGAATACAACGAACCGCCCCAACCAGCCCCTAACAATCCTGTCGACTTGAAAGGCCTCGATTATTGGGGGTATTACAATGGTATGAATGCTAATGGTAGTCTAATACCCGGAAATTACAAGGTATTAGTCACAGGTAAAGGCGGCGGGCAAACCAGTTATTCGTCGGGCACTGCCAATCGGGAAGCGAATGAAACGACAACTAAATACTATGTTTTAAAGAAAATCAATTACCCTACTGCCGGTTCAACGGAATTTGAATATGAAGGGAACAAAGTTTGGTGGGCAAGTACTGCCACAAGCGCGGGCGGCTTACGTGTGAAAAGGATCATCAATCATGTCGAAGGCCAGCAGGAAATCAAGAGTTACGAATATGGCGGCGAGCAATGTGCGGGTTGTGGTTTTATACGGCTCAACCCATTTCAGACGGAAAGTTTCTGGACAATGGGCTATATGAACAAACATGTAACCCTTCAAAGTGGCTGTGAGGCAGAAAATACCTACGTGCTCAAAGTGTCTTCTGATATTGTAGACGGTTCAGCCTATTTTCAAACCAGTCCTGTATTGTACACCAATGCAACCGAATATATTGGCAATGTCAATGCCAATCAGGGCAAAACGGTATTCACTTATGACAGTCCGAGTCTGTTTTTTTCAAACAATCCATTTATCAGGTATCTGGCGAATGTAGATTTCTGGAAGGGCTCGAATTTACTTTCAAAAGAAACACTGGGACATCTGGGAGGCACTTACACCTCCATTGAAAAGGAAACTTACCAGTATACCAACATAATCCGCGATTCGCTTCAAGCACAATACATCGAACCTTTTACCATAGATGCTGACACCGGTGAACCGTCCTTCGCTCACCTTGTGTGCGGCCATACGATGGACGCTTTCAGGCTGTTTGATTATAAAATCAAAACAGGCTCGGCCTTGCTGAGCCAAAAGCAGGTTATAAAAAATGCAAACAGCAATGGAGGAATCAGTACGACAGAAACTTATCAATACCCGGCCGATTATCTTTTACCTAAATCAAAAACATTCAGCAATAGTGAAGGCCAGGTCATTGAAACGACTTATACCTATCCTTTTGATCTCCCGGCGTACTCAAATATGACCAATGCAAATGTGGTAACCCCGGTGATTTTGCAAACTGCAAAAGAAGGTAACCTTGTCGTGGCAAGCAAAACGGATTACGCTTGCGCCGCGGGTGCTTGGGGAACTTCAAACCCCTGTATATATGTACCTTCCATCATTTCTTCTCAAAGAATCGAAAACAATGTAGCTGGCCCCGTTTTTCCGGAAGTCACATTCAATAGCTACACAGACCGGGGTTATGCGACCGAATACACCTCCCGAAACGGCATGGTCACCGGATTGGAATGGCACGTCAATGGAGGCAATGCTAATTTATTGTCTGCTGAGACCACCGGATTGAATACTGCATTCGCTCAAACCAAGTCATATCAATACCAGCCGCTTGTAGGGATTAAAAGTATGACCGATGCAAATGGGAAGGTCACATTTTACGATTACGACTCATTCAATCGCTTGAAAAATGTCCGCGGTAACAATGCGGCTGGACCCGTTCGTGCCTCCTATTGCTACAACTATGCCGGGCAACCAATAGACTGCGCCGTTATCGCAGCGGCCGGTACCATAAATCCTATCCCTTTGTTCCTATTGCCCGATTCCAAAAGTACTCCATTGCCGGTAACCCTGGTGCGTTTCACGGCCGTGAAAGATGAATTCGCAGCACTCTTGACGTGGAACACTTCATCAGAAACCAACAGTGAAAGGTTTGATATCGAGCACAGTATCAACGGGAAAGAATGGACCAAAATAGGGAGCATAGCCGCGCATGGAGAAAGCAGCACAACTAAATTTTATTCATTTAGAGACAACAGTCCAATATCCGGAGATAATTTTTACCGGCTAAAAATGATGGATTCGGATGGCACTTTCGCATACAGTCACATTGAAAATCTCCATTTTGACAACAGTATAAAGGTTTACCCCAACCCTGTCATCAGCGATAAATTGCATCTGGATACACCTGAAAAGGTTAGTCAAGTGCAGATTTACGACTTGTCGGGCAATGTATTTTATTCCGGAAAAACCGAAAACGGGATGATCAGTACCAGTCACCTGGCGGCAGGAATCTACATTGTTCAAATCACAGCTACCAACGGCGCGGTGAGTACTCATCGTATCATTAAAAAGTAA
- a CDS encoding DUF6443 domain-containing protein, with protein MRHNLSFLLILLPIFCIGQTGSKNYIINRAYKQTGADPNDVSKVNIQVQYLDGLGRPLQNVTVGKSPIGTDLVQPIEYDAFGRQVKQYLPYAVAGSGAFQPAAPGAQAGFYSANSAGLEPADLARPYSETGFELSPLNRPLTQRSPGNKSTQANISNGANTAGEVKRYDYVPNVNILLTVSSNGDYAAGKLYRIQTTDENGKISTEFTDMQGRLVCRKAVASGNEILATYYVYDDYGQLRSVLQPQYQDNASTADYAFLYEYDNRGRVVVKKIPGADIVNLVYDNFDRQVLSQDAAQLARGVWGFTKYDALNRAILTGEIASASSRATWQASINANQVHHEDKAAGGVGYSLGNTLPNIVEANVLVVNYYDDYSFPKPANLGYANTYGINAINSAKGLQTGSRARMLAGANQWLTSATYYDSEYRPVQTVRELYDLGAGAIERVSMQYKYDLAPVIAQEKTEQIISTGTNVHLKTYEYDHADRLLSVKEKVVNGSKSREAITLAQRYNALGQLQHKWFHSDDGINFRRRTTYIHNIRGWLTQEQTFYKTKENEPDSSFYNFSLSYANGNNYTNGNISQMQWSGKAENTFTKGLAFTYDGANRLLGSTGLNNYAETEGGISYDKNGNIKTLIRSGVVLDNLSYAYVGNRLSAVTDGSGSNTGVKNGASNYGYDGNGNMTSDGNRGAVLTYNYLNLPKTVTIAGKTLTYDYDASGTKHKYVADTLTAKYAGDFEYNQSNVFKRLAISDGQAVYRKDTIRFDYFLKDHLGNVRVVFDERGRILQRTDYYPFGLEIDRDAPLQMPSARNNVNRFLYNGKELQVGTGLVDYGARMYMPEVGRWGVVDPMSENGRRWSPYTYGFDNPMRFIDPDGMWPGQGLWNRFKESIKDRSDWNKIPEHFKDYARKHPINALMAQKIALQGESLEAKLGNGLGMNGETTDRTKSPHDGGVKNAVKHAFSSALVSMRIGKLDGKEITNLNELTQKHDPLLSMDLANNQLGVEIGDGLSFTASNSDVLSKVLEAGLNGELTIVTFDKNNDPTANKVYNTPQ; from the coding sequence ATGAGGCATAATTTATCCTTTTTGCTCATCCTTTTGCCCATTTTTTGCATTGGACAGACGGGCAGTAAAAATTACATCATCAACCGCGCTTACAAACAAACCGGTGCGGATCCCAATGATGTCAGCAAAGTAAACATTCAAGTTCAGTACCTCGATGGCCTGGGCAGGCCTTTGCAAAATGTGACGGTTGGAAAAAGTCCGATAGGTACAGATCTTGTTCAGCCCATTGAATACGATGCTTTTGGTCGCCAGGTGAAACAATATCTTCCCTATGCGGTCGCAGGTAGCGGTGCTTTTCAGCCTGCTGCTCCCGGTGCCCAGGCCGGGTTTTACTCCGCCAATTCAGCCGGTTTGGAACCCGCAGACCTGGCAAGGCCTTATTCGGAAACTGGTTTTGAGCTTTCCCCACTAAATCGCCCGTTAACACAAAGGTCTCCCGGCAACAAAAGTACCCAGGCCAACATCAGTAACGGTGCCAACACTGCCGGTGAAGTAAAACGCTACGATTATGTACCCAATGTCAATATCCTGCTGACCGTCAGCAGCAATGGTGACTACGCGGCGGGAAAGCTGTACCGCATTCAAACCACCGATGAAAACGGAAAGATCAGCACTGAGTTTACGGACATGCAGGGAAGGCTTGTCTGCCGGAAAGCCGTTGCTTCCGGCAATGAAATATTGGCTACTTATTATGTATATGACGACTATGGCCAGCTTCGGTCCGTGTTGCAGCCCCAGTATCAGGACAATGCCAGCACCGCTGACTACGCTTTCCTGTATGAGTATGACAACCGTGGACGCGTGGTAGTGAAGAAAATACCTGGTGCAGACATTGTAAATCTGGTTTACGATAACTTCGACAGGCAGGTACTCTCCCAGGACGCCGCGCAGCTGGCCCGCGGTGTTTGGGGATTTACCAAATACGATGCATTGAACCGTGCAATACTGACTGGCGAGATCGCTTCCGCATCCAGCCGCGCTACTTGGCAGGCCAGTATCAATGCCAACCAGGTGCACCATGAAGACAAGGCTGCTGGTGGGGTTGGTTACTCGCTTGGCAATACACTTCCCAATATTGTCGAGGCCAATGTACTGGTAGTCAACTATTATGACGATTACTCTTTCCCAAAACCAGCTAACCTGGGCTATGCCAATACTTACGGCATCAATGCAATAAACTCTGCCAAAGGCCTGCAAACCGGAAGCCGGGCACGGATGCTGGCAGGTGCCAATCAGTGGCTGACCAGCGCAACCTACTATGATTCTGAGTACCGGCCTGTCCAGACAGTCAGGGAATTGTATGATCTCGGTGCCGGCGCCATCGAGCGGGTTTCAATGCAATATAAATATGATCTGGCACCCGTGATAGCCCAGGAAAAGACCGAACAAATCATTTCCACTGGTACGAATGTGCATTTAAAAACTTACGAGTATGACCATGCTGACCGACTTTTGAGCGTGAAAGAAAAGGTTGTCAACGGCAGCAAATCCAGGGAAGCTATCACCCTTGCGCAGCGTTACAATGCATTGGGCCAGTTGCAGCACAAGTGGTTCCATTCAGATGATGGCATTAATTTCCGCAGAAGGACCACCTACATCCACAACATCCGTGGCTGGCTTACCCAGGAACAGACTTTTTACAAAACCAAAGAAAACGAGCCAGATTCTTCATTTTACAACTTTTCACTCAGCTATGCCAACGGGAACAACTATACCAATGGCAACATCAGCCAGATGCAATGGAGCGGTAAAGCAGAAAACACTTTTACAAAAGGGCTGGCTTTTACCTATGATGGAGCTAACCGGCTTTTAGGGTCTACAGGACTGAACAATTACGCGGAAACAGAAGGCGGCATCAGTTACGATAAGAATGGGAATATCAAGACATTGATCAGGAGCGGGGTTGTTTTGGATAATTTGAGTTATGCTTACGTCGGCAATCGGCTATCGGCCGTCACGGATGGCTCCGGGAGTAATACAGGTGTGAAGAATGGGGCTAGCAATTATGGTTATGACGGCAATGGCAACATGACCAGCGATGGAAACCGGGGAGCAGTGCTCACTTATAATTATTTAAACCTGCCCAAAACAGTAACCATTGCAGGCAAAACACTAACTTATGACTACGATGCCAGCGGTACAAAGCACAAATATGTAGCTGATACATTGACTGCTAAATATGCGGGGGATTTTGAATATAACCAAAGCAATGTGTTCAAGCGGCTGGCCATTAGTGACGGGCAGGCTGTTTACAGGAAGGATACCATTCGTTTTGATTATTTCCTGAAAGACCATTTGGGCAATGTCCGGGTGGTATTTGATGAGAGGGGGAGAATTTTGCAGCGGACGGATTATTATCCTTTTGGGTTGGAGATTGATCGGGATGCGCCGTTGCAGATGCCTTCGGCCAGGAATAATGTGAATAGATTTCTTTATAATGGGAAGGAATTGCAGGTTGGAACGGGGCTTGTAGATTATGGGGCGAGGATGTATATGCCGGAGGTGGGGCGGTGGGGGGTGGTGGATCCGATGAGCGAGAACGGAAGGCGTTGGAGCCCATACACCTACGGTTTTGATAACCCTATGAGATTTATCGATCCCGATGGAATGTGGCCTGGACAAGGGCTCTGGAATCGATTCAAAGAATCAATAAAAGATCGGTCCGACTGGAATAAAATTCCAGAGCATTTTAAAGATTATGCCAGAAAGCACCCCATTAATGCTTTAATGGCTCAGAAAATAGCATTGCAAGGTGAAAGCCTGGAAGCAAAACTGGGTAATGGTCTCGGAATGAATGGAGAGACTACTGACAGAACAAAATCGCCTCATGACGGAGGAGTAAAAAATGCAGTAAAGCATGCGTTTTCATCGGCGCTTGTTTCCATGCGGATTGGCAAATTGGACGGTAAAGAAATTACTAACTTAAATGAATTGACTCAAAAGCACGACCCACTTCTTAGCATGGATTTAGCGAATAACCAGCTTGGAGTTGAAATTGGTGACGGTCTTTCCTTTACAGCTTCCAATTCCGACGTTTTAAGTAAAGTCCTGGAAGCTGGCCTCAACGGTGAGTTAACAATCGTTACTTTTGATAAGAACAATGATCCAACAGCGAATAAGGTATATAATACTCCCCAATAA
- a CDS encoding transposase translates to MKRERRKFSASFKAKVAIEAIKEVSTVQDLASKYQIHPTQIAAWKREFLEKAELVFDKEAPAINEAENSKEQELYAKIGELQVQVDFLKKVLGK, encoded by the coding sequence ATGAAAAGGGAACGTAGAAAATTCAGCGCGAGCTTCAAGGCCAAAGTGGCCATAGAAGCCATCAAGGAGGTAAGCACCGTCCAGGACTTAGCTTCTAAGTACCAAATCCATCCAACGCAGATTGCGGCCTGGAAACGAGAGTTTTTAGAGAAAGCCGAGTTGGTTTTCGACAAAGAGGCACCGGCAATAAATGAGGCAGAGAACTCTAAGGAGCAGGAACTGTACGCCAAGATCGGGGAGCTTCAGGTCCAGGTGGATTTCCTAAAAAAAGTCTTGGGGAAATGA
- a CDS encoding IS3 family transposase, which translates to MEKRELISPEYINLSVSAQCKLIGLQRSSYYFKPKGESLVNQRLMKAIDRKFLECPFYGVERMTDYLRGLGYHVGVKRIRRLYRLMNLRTIYPKRNLSKAKATDYKYPYLLKGLKIECPNHVWQADITYIPMFRGFMYMFAIIDVYSRRIVGWSISNTMSMEWCREILLDTIRTEGRPEIFNTDQGSQFTSPHFVNSLLGSGIKVSMDGKGRALDNVFIERFWRSLKQEYVYLNPPNGGMDLYRGVKTYVEFYNGQRKHTGTGFIPNDLFFESKAS; encoded by the coding sequence ATGGAAAAACGCGAACTTATTTCTCCGGAATACATCAATCTCAGCGTTTCAGCACAATGTAAACTAATTGGTTTACAGAGGAGTAGCTATTATTTTAAGCCAAAGGGAGAATCGTTGGTAAATCAACGCCTGATGAAAGCCATAGACCGAAAGTTTCTGGAATGTCCATTTTATGGAGTGGAACGCATGACTGATTACCTGCGTGGCTTAGGTTACCACGTTGGAGTAAAGCGTATACGAAGGCTATATAGGCTCATGAATTTGCGCACGATTTATCCCAAACGCAACCTGAGCAAGGCCAAAGCAACAGACTACAAATATCCATATCTGTTAAAGGGCTTGAAAATTGAGTGTCCTAATCATGTCTGGCAGGCCGATATCACCTATATCCCGATGTTTCGTGGATTTATGTACATGTTTGCCATCATCGATGTGTATAGCCGAAGGATTGTCGGATGGAGCATATCGAACACAATGAGCATGGAATGGTGCCGGGAAATCCTCTTGGATACTATTCGTACCGAGGGACGGCCCGAAATATTTAATACCGATCAAGGTAGCCAATTCACTAGCCCCCACTTTGTTAACTCATTGTTAGGCAGTGGCATAAAGGTGTCAATGGATGGGAAGGGAAGAGCACTTGACAACGTTTTCATCGAACGATTTTGGAGGTCGCTCAAACAAGAATATGTATACTTAAACCCTCCCAACGGCGGTATGGATCTGTATAGAGGAGTAAAAACATATGTGGAATTTTACAACGGTCAACGCAAACACACCGGTACTGGATTTATCCCTAATGACTTGTTCTTTGAATCAAAAGCATCTTAA
- a CDS encoding colicin E3/pyocin S6 family cytotoxin — MHSTPPAVYRKDTIRFDYYLKDHLGNVRVTFDEKGKILQRTDYYPFGLEIDRNAPLPMSSSRNNVNRFLYNGKELQVGTGLLDYGARMYMPEIGRWGVSDPMAEFDQSLSPYNYTENNPVTNIDPDGMMSFSVNGSDDEILKRGTRFGSMDKRVIGDCPSCTKDKAYDIYRDSKELFTYDGKTASVYNSKGEMAERAARPSEATTIGLPLWYSLGAFAENAPQVGLNALKVGVTIPLMTLAFVLSPTSAGEGSTVNPATVNYNIPPRTLPGFPGAARDKNKSGRARWKTPDGDILEWDYQHGRVERYDKRGSHKGEFDPNTGEQTKPREPGRKTQN; from the coding sequence ATGCATTCTACACCTCCTGCTGTTTACCGGAAGGATACCATTCGTTTTGACTATTATCTGAAAGACCATTTGGGTAATGTGAGGGTGACTTTTGATGAGAAGGGGAAAATTTTGCAGAGGACGGATTATTATCCATTTGGGTTGGAGATTGATCGGAATGCTCCGTTGCCGATGTCTTCGAGCAGGAATAATGTGAACCGGTTTTTGTATAATGGGAAGGAGTTGCAGGTTGGGACGGGGCTTCTGGATTATGGGGCCAGGATGTATATGCCGGAGATTGGTAGGTGGGGTGTGAGCGATCCGATGGCAGAGTTTGACCAGAGCCTATCCCCTTATAATTACACGGAAAACAACCCGGTCACAAATATTGATCCTGATGGCATGATGTCATTTAGTGTTAACGGCTCAGATGACGAAATTTTAAAACGCGGAACACGGTTTGGGAGTATGGACAAGCGGGTAATAGGTGACTGCCCGAGCTGTACCAAGGACAAAGCATATGATATTTACCGGGATTCTAAGGAATTATTTACTTATGATGGGAAAACCGCCAGCGTATACAATAGCAAGGGAGAAATGGCAGAGCGGGCCGCAAGGCCTTCCGAAGCCACCACCATCGGCCTGCCCTTATGGTATAGCTTAGGTGCCTTTGCCGAAAATGCGCCACAAGTAGGTTTGAATGCCCTTAAAGTGGGTGTAACAATACCTTTGATGACGCTGGCTTTTGTTTTGAGCCCAACATCAGCGGGGGAAGGTTCGACGGTAAATCCGGCAACTGTGAACTACAATATACCACCAAGAACTTTACCAGGGTTCCCAGGAGCAGCGAGAGATAAAAACAAATCAGGTAGAGCTAGGTGGAAAACACCAGATGGAGATATTTTGGAATGGGATTATCAGCATGGCAGAGTTGAGCGTTATGATAAAAGAGGAAGTCACAAAGGGGAATTTGATCCTAATACCGGAGAGCAAACCAAACCTCGCGAACCTGGAAGAAAAACACAGAACTAA
- a CDS encoding DUF7683 domain-containing protein translates to METEVQRLISWFDKETDSLISEYNIEVLISLDELKTIFDPYPDDPLMYMVYDISPEIGVSLNKYFPFSFDFEKYSYQLDCFTAGT, encoded by the coding sequence ATGGAAACAGAAGTACAAAGGCTAATAAGCTGGTTTGATAAAGAAACGGACTCATTAATAAGTGAATATAATATTGAAGTCCTTATCAGTCTAGATGAATTGAAAACAATATTTGACCCGTACCCCGATGATCCTTTGATGTATATGGTATATGATATATCTCCTGAAATTGGAGTATCGTTAAATAAGTACTTCCCTTTTTCTTTTGATTTTGAGAAGTACAGTTATCAATTGGATTGTTTTACAGCAGGTACCTAA
- a CDS encoding DUF7683 domain-containing protein, whose amino-acid sequence MPFEEMLNVFSPREDDPLLYQPYEINLEQVEWIHKFLPSVSFDFLKYSYFIEAYSAEE is encoded by the coding sequence ATCCCTTTTGAAGAGATGCTGAATGTTTTCTCTCCTAGAGAAGATGATCCGCTTCTTTACCAACCCTACGAGATTAATTTAGAGCAAGTCGAATGGATTCATAAATTCTTGCCCTCTGTTTCTTTCGACTTTTTGAAATATTCATATTTTATAGAAGCATATTCGGCAGAAGAATGA
- a CDS encoding RHS repeat domain-containing protein, whose product MADTLTVKYDGGFEYNQLNVFKRLAISDGQAVYRKDTIRFDYFLKDHLGNVRVVFDERGRILQRTDYYPFALEIDRNAPVQTPSARNNVNRFLYNGKELQVGTGLADYGARMYMPEVGRMTGIDGAVDVFEHFSPYSYGLNNPFLYVDPSGDTTYNVNDLDMSKFDVIKDDVQLAQVSIKRSTNADISAPTVGTQVMYLVSGVADWADYIWNGRAYDGQKVNSNGILTANVAPITGTPPDVGFGKLSLITRILNPKINITQRGLAHTLDRHSINQITKWLNKSKFSNASEIQDLIIKATQQPMLRQPNGNYARVVDAGKLIGTDRASGQATSIYTVITNAIGDLVTASPGKP is encoded by the coding sequence ATGGCTGATACATTGACTGTTAAGTACGACGGTGGTTTTGAGTATAATCAGCTGAATGTTTTTAAAAGGTTGGCAATCAGTGACGGGCAGGCTGTTTACAGGAAGGATACCATTCGTTTTGATTATTTCCTGAAAGACCATTTGGGCAATGTCCGGGTGGTATTTGATGAGAGGGGGAGAATTTTGCAGCGGACGGATTATTATCCTTTTGCGTTGGAGATTGACCGGAATGCTCCTGTGCAGACACCTTCGGCTAGGAATAATGTGAACCGGTTTCTGTATAATGGGAAGGAGTTGCAGGTTGGGACGGGGCTTGCAGATTATGGGGCGAGAATGTATATGCCTGAGGTTGGAAGGATGACTGGTATAGATGGGGCGGTAGATGTATTTGAGCATTTCTCTCCATATTCATATGGTTTGAATAACCCATTTTTATACGTCGATCCATCCGGTGACACGACTTATAATGTCAATGATCTTGACATGAGTAAATTTGATGTAATTAAGGATGATGTTCAATTAGCTCAGGTAAGTATTAAAAGATCTACGAATGCTGATATTTCGGCACCTACTGTTGGTACACAAGTTATGTATCTAGTATCAGGAGTTGCAGATTGGGCGGATTACATTTGGAATGGGCGAGCATATGACGGACAGAAAGTCAACAGTAATGGCATTCTTACCGCCAATGTAGCACCAATTACTGGTACACCACCAGATGTTGGTTTTGGTAAATTGAGTTTAATTACGAGAATCTTAAATCCAAAAATTAATATCACGCAAAGAGGGTTAGCTCACACTTTGGATAGACATAGTATAAATCAAATTACTAAATGGTTAAATAAAAGCAAGTTTTCTAATGCATCGGAGATTCAGGATTTAATTATAAAAGCAACCCAACAACCAATGTTACGACAACCAAATGGTAATTACGCCAGAGTTGTTGATGCTGGTAAATTAATTGGAACAGATAGAGCTAGCGGACAAGCAACCTCAATCTATACAGTTATTACCAATGCAATTGGAGATTTAGTAACAGCTTCCCCAGGTAAACCTTAA